From Heliomicrobium modesticaldum Ice1, a single genomic window includes:
- a CDS encoding GGGtGRT protein translates to MRLFEGYERRESRIQAALAAASLADLQEAKGVCDEAGIHVEATLRNIQPIAFDNALWAYTLGVALALKGSVRNAIDAAIKIGEGLQAFTVPGSVADQRQVGIGHGRLAAMLLKEETRTFAFVAGHESFAAAEGALGVVKYANRARKAPLKVILVGLGKDAAHIIARMTGFTFVETAYDFKTATLEILGEKRYSKQERAAVKVYGTFSVDEGVAILQHESVDVSITGNSTNPVRFQHPCVGIYKKWCFEKGKPFFSVASGGGTGRTLHPDNVAAGPASYGLTDTMGRMHSDAQFAGSSSVPAHVDMMGFIGMGNNPIVGATVALAVMVDAALHGKDITR, encoded by the coding sequence ATGAGGTTGTTTGAGGGATATGAACGGCGGGAATCTCGCATTCAAGCTGCATTAGCGGCCGCTTCTCTTGCCGATTTACAAGAGGCGAAAGGGGTCTGTGATGAGGCGGGTATTCATGTGGAGGCAACCCTTCGAAACATCCAACCTATTGCCTTTGATAATGCCTTGTGGGCATATACATTAGGCGTGGCGCTAGCCCTAAAAGGGTCTGTGAGGAATGCGATCGATGCCGCCATAAAAATCGGCGAGGGGTTGCAGGCCTTTACGGTTCCAGGTTCCGTGGCAGATCAACGACAAGTTGGGATCGGGCATGGTCGCCTCGCCGCGATGCTGCTCAAAGAAGAAACCCGAACCTTTGCGTTTGTGGCGGGTCACGAATCCTTTGCGGCAGCGGAAGGGGCTTTGGGGGTAGTTAAATATGCAAACCGTGCAAGAAAAGCACCCCTGAAGGTCATTTTGGTTGGCTTGGGGAAAGACGCGGCCCACATTATCGCCCGAATGACGGGCTTCACCTTTGTCGAGACAGCATACGACTTCAAAACGGCTACGCTTGAAATACTCGGCGAAAAAAGATATTCAAAGCAGGAACGTGCTGCAGTTAAGGTTTATGGAACTTTTTCGGTTGATGAAGGCGTCGCAATCCTCCAACATGAATCGGTAGATGTCTCCATTACCGGCAATTCGACGAACCCGGTTCGATTCCAGCATCCCTGTGTCGGCATATACAAAAAATGGTGTTTCGAAAAGGGCAAACCGTTCTTTTCCGTGGCCTCCGGCGGCGGTACTGGGAGGACCCTTCACCCGGATAATGTGGCGGCAGGCCCAGCATCCTATGGGCTGACGGATACGATGGGCCGGATGCATTCCGATGCGCAATTTGCAGGATCGTCTTCGGTTCCGGCTCATGTTGACATGATGGGTTTTATCGGTATGGGGAATAATCCGATTGTCGGTGCAACAGTCGCGCTGGCTGTCATGGTCGATGCCGCACTGCATGGAAAGGATATAACCAGATAA
- a CDS encoding iron-sulfur cluster assembly scaffold protein: MLHSVIRGCPQRGPALIPQEGQWVSLKRIEDINGLTHGVGACAPQQGTCKLTLNVKNGIIEDALVETIGCSGMTQSAAMAAEILPGKTVLEALNTDLVCDAINVAMRELFLQISYGRTQTAFSEGGLPEGSAAEELGKFIRSQVGTHIGSKSKGPRYLEMTEGYVTRLALDENDEIIGYEYVNLGAMMHFIRKGTEAAEALKKATGTYGRYSEGKTFIDPREE, from the coding sequence ATGTTACACAGTGTGATCCGGGGGTGTCCCCAACGAGGCCCGGCCCTTATTCCCCAAGAGGGCCAATGGGTTTCGCTAAAAAGGATTGAAGACATCAACGGCTTAACGCATGGTGTGGGCGCATGTGCTCCGCAACAAGGGACTTGCAAACTAACGCTTAATGTAAAAAATGGGATTATCGAGGATGCCTTGGTAGAAACAATCGGCTGCTCCGGAATGACACAGTCAGCAGCAATGGCTGCTGAGATTCTACCTGGCAAAACGGTGCTGGAAGCTCTAAATACCGACCTCGTATGTGACGCTATTAACGTGGCCATGCGGGAGTTGTTTTTGCAAATTTCCTATGGTCGCACTCAAACGGCTTTTTCAGAAGGTGGACTTCCGGAGGGTTCTGCTGCGGAAGAACTGGGAAAATTTATCCGTTCTCAAGTCGGTACCCATATCGGCTCTAAAAGCAAAGGGCCACGTTATCTGGAGATGACAGAGGGCTATGTGACTCGACTTGCCTTAGATGAAAACGACGAAATCATCGGATACGAATACGTCAATCTTGGCGCCATGATGCATTTCATCCGGAAGGGCACCGAGGCTGCGGAAGCCCTGAAAAAGGCTACCGGTACATACGGACGCTATTCGGAAGGCAAGACCTTTATTGATCCTCGCGAGGAATAG